Proteins encoded in a region of the Perca fluviatilis chromosome 8, GENO_Pfluv_1.0, whole genome shotgun sequence genome:
- the lrrc4.2 gene encoding leucine-rich repeat-containing protein 4.2 produces the protein MSPLGQVSVQPTWNAALLAVLSLMVPALSMCQSTGPAMGSANPQNCPGVCSCTNQLSKVVCTRRGLVRVPPNIPANTRYLNLMENSIETILADTFRHLHHLEVLQLGRNAIRQIEVGAFNGLTSLNTLELFDNRLTVIPSGAFEYLSKLRELWLRNNPIESIPSYAFNRVPSLMRLDLGELRKLEYISDGAFEGLQNLKYLNLGMCNLREFPHLSQLTGLEELEISENLFPELKPGAFRGLKNLRKLWIMNSAITTIERNAFDDITALVELNLAHNNLSSLPHNLFTPLQYLVELHLHHNPWRCDCDVVWLSWWLREYIPTNSTCCGRCHTPAHMRGRYLVEVDQTTFQCSAPFILDAPRDLNISAARVAELKCRTAAMSSVRWLLPNGTVLTHGSAHPRISVLNDGTLNFSNVLPLDTGVYTCMVSNMAGNSNASAYLNVSNAELNTSNLSYFTTVTVEVLEPTVEETPKPKPTIPASPSVFQPVFISTPTVLFQNTQTPRQVSIPTARVPNVPAASLDEVMKTTKIIIGCFVAVTLLAAAMLIGFYKLRKRHQQRSTVAAARTIEIIQMEEEVPPVPPPTSGSSGSDDTGLVLPTLVEHNSNTFKPGFVSSSSHQGGYGAHWTQNNSLHRSVRQHHSHISTIADPYVIKTTHGKEKVQETQI, from the coding sequence ATGAGTCCTTTGGGCCAGGTTAGTGTGCAGCCTACCTGGAATGCAGCCCTGCTCGCCGTGCTCTCCCTCATGGTGCCTGCTCTCAGTATGTGCCAGTCCACAGGCCCTGCGATGGGCTCAGCTAATCCACAGAACTGTCCAGGTGTGTGCTCCTGCACTAACCAGCTCAGCAAGGTGGTGTGTACCCGCCGAGGCCTGGTTAGGGTTCCCCCAAACATCCCAGCCAACACCAGGTACTTGAACCTGATGGAAAACAGCATAGAGACTATACTGGCAGATACCTTCAGGCACCTGCATCACCTGGAGGTACTGCAGCTGGGCAGAAATGCTATCAGACAGATTGAAGTGGGAGCCTTCAACGGCCTGACCAGCCTCAATACACTGGAGCTGTTTGACAACAGACTGACAGTCATACCCAGTGGAGCTTTTGAGTACCTGTCAAAGTTGAGAGAGTTGTGGCTTAGAAACAATCCCATTGAGAGCATCCCCTCCTATGCTTTCAACCGCGTCCCCTCCCTGATGAGACTGGACTTGGGAGAACTAAGAAAGTTGGAGTACATCTCTGATGGGGCATTTGAGGGCCTTCAAAACCTCAAGTATCTCAACTTGGGGATGTGCAACCTGAGGGAGTTTCCTCATCTTTCACAACTGACAGGATTGGAGGAGCTAGAAATATCAGAGAATCTATTTCCTGAACTGAAGCCTGGGGCCTTCCGTGGGCTTAAAAATCTACGTAAACTGTGGATTATGAACTCTGCCATCACTACCATCGAGAGGAATGCatttgatgacatcacagcctTGGTGGAGCTGAATTTAGCCCATAATAACCTGTCGTCCCTCCCCCATAACCTCTTCACACCTCTACAGTACCTGGTGGAGCTACACCTGCACCACAACCCTTGGCGATGTGACTGTGATGTAGTGTGGCTCTCCTGGTGGCTCAGAGAATACATTCCCACAAATTCCACCTGCTGTGGGCGCTGCCACACCCCGGCCCACATGAGAGGACGGTACCTGGTGGAAGTTGATCAGACCACCTTTCAGTGTTCAGCACCATTCATACTTGATGCTCCGAGAGATCTGAACATCTCGGCTGCGAGGGTGGCAGAACTGAAGTGTCGCACAGCTGCCATGAGCTCAGTTCGATGGCTTCTCCCCAATGGGACTGTGTTGACCCATGGCTCGGCTCACCCACGGATATCTGTCCTTAACGATGGGACACTCAACTTCTCCAATGTTCTCCCTTTGGACACAGGAGTCTACACGTGCATGGTGAGCAACATGGCTGGAAATTCCAACGCCTCAGCCTACCTTAATGTCAGCAATGCTGAACTTAACACATCTAATCTGTCCTATTTTACCACCGTAACAGTGGAAGTTTTGGAGCCCACAGTGGAGGAGACCCCTAAACCCAAGCCTACTATCCCTGCCTCGCCCTCTGTCTTTCAGCCCGTCTTTATCTCCACACCTACTGTGCTGTTCCAAAACACTCAAACCCCAAGGCAGGTGTCAATCCCCACTGCCAGAGTCCCTAATGTGCCAGCCGCCAGCCTGGATGAGGTGATGAAAACCACCAAAATCATCATAGGCTGTTTTGTTGCTGTTACCTTGCTGGCAGCTGCCATGTTGATAGGATTCTATAAGTTGCGTAAGCGGCATCAACAGAGGAGCACGGTGGCAGCAGCCAGGACCATAGAAATCATACAGATGGAGGAAGAAGTTCCTCCTGTCCCACCACCCACCTCCGGATCTAGTGGCTCTGATGACACAGGGTTGGTACTGCCTACATTAGTGGAACACAACAGCAACACCTTTAAGCCTGGGTTCGTGTCCTCCTCATCCCACCAAGGGGGCTACGGAGCCCACTGGACCCAAAACAACTCTCTTCATCGCTCAGTCAGACAGCATCACAGCCACATCAGCACCATTGCTGATCCCTACGTCATTAAGACTACTCACGGCAAGGAGAAGGTTCAAGAGACCCAAATCTGA